A stretch of the Leopardus geoffroyi isolate Oge1 chromosome B2, O.geoffroyi_Oge1_pat1.0, whole genome shotgun sequence genome encodes the following:
- the LOC123608527 gene encoding LOW QUALITY PROTEIN: dihydrofolate reductase-like (The sequence of the model RefSeq protein was modified relative to this genomic sequence to represent the inferred CDS: deleted 1 base in 1 codon) translates to MVRPLNCIVAVSQNMGIGKNGDLPWPPLRNEFKYFQRMTTTSSVEGKQNLVIMGRKTWFSISKKNQPLKDRINIVLSRELQEPPQGTHFLAKSLDDALKLIEQPELAHKVDMVWVVGGSSVYKEAMNRPGHFRLLVTRIMQEFESDTFFPEADLEKYKLLPEYPGVLSDIQEEKGIKYKFEVYEKNN, encoded by the exons ATGGTTCGTCCGCTAAACTGTATCGTCGCTGTGTCCCAGAACATGGGCATCGGCAAGAATGGGGACCTGCCCTGGCCGCCGCTCAGGAATGAATTCAAGTATTTCCAAAGAATGACCACAACCTCATCAGTAGAAGGTAAACAGAATTTGGTGATTATGGGTAGGAAGACATGGTTCTCTATTTCCAAGAAGAATCAACCTTTAAAGGACAGAATTAATATAGTTCTCAGTAGAGAA CTCCAGGAACCTCCACAAGGAACTCATTTTCTTGCTAAAAGTCTGGATGATGCCTTAAAACTTATTGAGCAACCAGAATTAGCACATAAAGTGGACATGGTTTGGGTAGTGGGAGGTAGTTCTGTTTATAAGGAAGCCATGAACAGGCCAGGCCATTTTAGACTACTTGTGACAAGGATTATGCAGGAATTTGAAAGTGACACATTTTTTCCAGAAGCTGATTTGGAGAAATACAAACTTCTCCCAGAATACCCAGGTGTTCTTTCTGATATCCAGGAGGAGAAAGGCATTAAGTACAAATTTGAAGTATATGAGAAGAACAATTAA